The proteins below come from a single Metarhizium brunneum chromosome 1, complete sequence genomic window:
- the FMO2 gene encoding Dimethylaniline monooxygenase has translation MKVAVIGGGPSGLVTLKYLAQAHEFLGCEAVEARLFEYQPQVGGTFSARVYEDAELVSSRQLTTFSDFRRPDGPDFLSATDYVDYLEGYCTHFDLWPRIHLDTRVLAVKRRCKGHTVVYETKRGHRLEWDCDAVAVCSGLHVEPNVPDIKGLRNVPRVIHSSEFKARKQFSSSRTVMVVGSGETGADIAYLAVTTPSVERVILCHRDGFHFAPKRNPGPVILPCLRTPNPNEPGIPIDISRANMFDTTYVHKMLRRNDMLLWEYYHIYIKTLLFISSGTTLGMDQWIGGVGRERDHPSRIFFNKSMKVCPYISEPYRPKVPGPTLWLYSLRSFFVQTPIPDTHGRCVDLAPFPLRFDSNGTVDFINNGRPEYDRMRGQRIRPDMVVMCTGYKQSFPFLNKSNNANDIPYPTPDCADVRQIWKRDDPTVGFIGFVRPSLGAIPPLAEMQTQLWVTNLLSPRYIPRTLLPEDEHHYKLRSLPGARIKYGVDHESYAYQLALDLDSAPGILDIIRLFSWRRAMASWKLLVIWILGAHLNTKFRLKGPWKWHGAFELLTSDEFWQTITRRPIIFGTSRICFS, from the exons ATGAAGGTTGCCGTCATTGGAGGGGGCCCTTCAGGACTCGTGACTCTCAAGTATCTCGCCCAGGCACACGAGTTTCTTGGCtgcgaggccgtcgaggcccgTCTCTTTGAGTATCAGCCCCAGGTCGGGGGGACGTTTTCCGCCAGAGTGTACGAAGATGCCGAG CTCGTGTCTTCGAGGCAGCTGACTACCTTTTCTGATTTTCGGCGCCCAGACGGGCCCGACTTCCTCAGTGCCACCGACTATGTCGACTACTTGGAGGGCTATTGCACACATTTCGACCTGTGGCCACGTATACATCTCGATACTCGCGTCCTGGCTGTCAAGCGTCGCTGCAAGGGCCACACCGTCGTGTATGAGACGAAAAGGGGCCACCGTCTAGAGTGGGATTgtgacgccgtcgccgtctgctCGGGCTTACACGTCGAGCCTAATGTGCCCGACATCAAGGGGCTCCGGAACGTGCCCCGAGTTATACACTCGTCGGAATTCAAAGCTCGAAAGCAGTTTAGCTCCAGCAGGACCGTCATGGTTGTCGGCTCTGGCGAGACGGGAGCTGATATTGCTTATCTCGCTGTGACTACCCCGAGCGTCGAGAGGGTCATCTTGTGTCACAGGGATGGTTTTCACTTTGCCCCAAAG AGAAACCCTGGACCAGTCATATTGCCGTGTCTTCGCACGCCAAACCCCAATGAACCAGGTATTCCCATTGATATCAGTCGGGCAAACATGTTTGACACTACATACGTCCACAAAATGCTTCGACGAAACGACATGCTGCTTTGGGAGTATTACCACATCTATATCAAGACCCTCCTTTTCATATCCTCGGGTACTACACTAGGCATGGACCAATGGATCGGTGGTGTTGGCCGCGAGAGAGACCACCCATCAAGGA tcttcttcaacaaatCCATGAAGGTGTGCCCTTATATAAGCGAGCCATACAGACCCAAAGTCCCCGGACCTACGCTGTGGCTGTACTCCCTGCGTTCGTTCTTTGTGCAAACACCAATCCCCGACACCCACGGCAGATGCGTGGATCTCGCGCCGTTCCCCCTGCGCTTCGACAGCAATGGAACCGTCGACTTCATCAACAACGGACGTCCCGAGTATGACCGTATGAGAGGACAGCGAATCCGACCAGACATGGTAGTCATGTGTACGGGATACAAGCAGAGCTTCCCATTTCTCAACAAGTCCAACAACGCCAACGACATCCCATATCCGACCCCTGACTGTGCTGATGTCCGTCAAATCTGGAAGCGAGACGACCCAACCGTCGGATTCATAGGTTTCGTACGCCCTTCGCTCGGTGCCATTCCGCCACTCGCAGAGATGCAAACTCAGCTCTGGGTCACAAATCTCTTGTCCCCTCGATATATTCCGCGGACCCTGCTTCCCGAGGACGAGCATCACTACAAACTTCGATCCCTCCCCGGGGCCAGGATCAAATACGGCGTCGACCACGAAAGCTATGCGTACCAGCTGGCGCTCGATCTGGACTCGGCACCGGGAatcctcgacatcatcagGTTATTCTCGTGGCGGCGGGCCATGGCGTCGTGGAAACTGCTGGTTATTTGGATTTTGGGCGCCCATCTTAATACCAAGTTCCGCCTCAAAGGACCGTGGAAGTGGCATGGCGCTTTCGAATTGCTCACGTCCGACGAATTCTGGCAGACAATCACACGCCGGCCGATTATCTTTGGTACGTCCCGAATATGCTTCTCATGA
- the YPS3_0 gene encoding Aspartic proteinase yapsin-3 — protein sequence MHSTLVALIALPFAAWAINSSVNHTVIDDNRAVELPGVLRYPIKGVQGSSGLSKRQDGQSLHSQRHGLIYTIKLDIGTPKSTVDVQFDTGSSQLWVNPICSHAARPADCTKLGRLRYSSTLKTLGKTHKLTYGRGYAYVKYVRDFVQVGSAKLPNQTFGVAIDSGFVSAGILGVGPSKRGMKNSDFVVNSLHKQGFTKSIAFGVDLQGIASARGSVVFGGVDLKKFRGTLHATPILDRAAAPDHAPRYWINLDSISQTAGGETVTLVDQRFPVFLDTGATLSYFPPSIVRKLLQGFPGAKRDKYANYIVNCSLRRQNASVDFQFGSTVIRAAYKDFIYPFDDNACALGFTEATDKAYILGDSFLRSAYVVFDQTNRQLALAQAADCGTRLVAIGPGPAGPLVGECGRPPVTSNTTFHTFTKRTSNKTSSSTKMTTTASPTYTSTLTTTKVYTITTEIVTSLTTSHPGENPKPTYRMHSRLHRGSRLPPHPKSTAGCPNGGDCPPPAVVIPTETGVIPRPGRPLKAPVTAGASSMGAGAFILVITAIVMLYAGH from the exons ATGCATTCCACTCTTGTCGCCCTCATTGCCTTGCCCTTTGCGGCTTGGGCCATCAACTCTTCTGTCAACCACACCGTTATTGACGACAACCGGGCGGTTGAACTTCCAGGTGTTCTCAGATACCCCATCAAGGGTGTTCAGGGCTCGTCTGGTCTTTCCAAGCGACAGGACGGCCAAAGTCTCCATTCCCAGCGGCATGGCCTAATCTACACCATTAAGCTCGACATTGGCACCCCCAAAAGCACTGTTGATGTGCAGTTCGATACCGGTTCCAGTCAGCTTTGGGTCAACCCCATCTGCTCCCATGCCGCTAGGCCAGCCGACTGTACCAAGCTCGGACGCCTCCGATACTCATCCACCTTGAAAACCCTCGGGAAGACACACAAACTCACGTATGGAAGGGGCTACGCCTATGTAAAGTACGTCAGAGACTTTGTGCAGGTCGGATctgccaagttgcccaaTCAGACCTTTGGTGTTGCCATTGACAGCGGCTTCGTGTCAGCCGGCATCCTGGGTGTTGGCCCTTCCAAAAGAGGCATGAAAAACTCGGACTTTGTTGTCAACTCCCTCCACAAACAAGGCTTCACCAAGAGCATTGCCTTTGGTGTTGATCTTCAGGGCATCGCTTCTGCCCGCGGTagcgtcgtctttggcggTGTCGACCTGAAGAAGTTCCGTGGTACCCTGCACGCGACTCCCATTCTCGACAGGGCAGCTGCTCCTGACCACGCTCCTCGCTACTGGATCAACCTCGATAGCATTTCGCAGACAGCCGGTGGCGAGACGGTTACTCTTGTCGACCAGCGTTTTCCCGTCTTCTTGGATACCGGCGCTACCTTGTCGTACTTCCCCCCTTCTATTGTACGGAAGCTTCTCCAGGGATTCCCTGGCGCCAAGCGTGATAAGTATGCCAATTACATTGTCAACTGCTCTTTGCGAAGGCAGAACGCCTCTGTCGACTTTCAGTTTGGCAGCACTGTCATCCGGGCCGCGTACAAGGACTTCATCTACCCTTTTGACGACAACGCTTGTGCCCTGGGCTTCACCGAAGCTACTGACAAAGCCTATATCCTGGGCGACAGTTTCCTCCGATCCGCCTACGTCGTCTTCGACCAGACCAACAGGCAACTCGCCCTTGCTCAGGCCGCTGACTGCGGCACTCGACTGGTCGCGATTGGTCCTGGCCCTGCCGGTCCTCTTGTTGGCGAGTGTGGAAGGCCTCCTGTTACCAGCAACACTACTTTTCACACCTTTACCAAACGTACATCAAACAAGACGAGTTCTTCTACCAAGATGACCACGACTGCCTCGCCAACCTACACCTCGACCTTGACCACTACCAAGGTctacaccatcaccaccgagATCGTCACCTCGCTTACCACCTCGCACCCCGGTGAGAACCCCAAACCTACATACCGTATGCATTCCCGGCTGCACAGGGGATCACGACTGCCGCCCCATCCCAAGAGCACCGCGGGATGCCCTAATGGTGGCGACTGTCCCCCTCCCGCT GTTGTGATTCCCACCGAGACTGGCGTCATCCCTCGCCCTGGCAGACCACTCAAAGCTCCCGTCACTGCTGGTGCTTCCAGCATGGGCGCCGGTGCGTTTATCCTTGTTATTACCGCCATTGTCATGCTGTACGCCGGTCACTAG
- the cna-1 gene encoding Serine/threonine-protein phosphatase 2B catalytic subunit has translation MEQDSKPLQADVRRNQQVDNAIRAIREKKPVPEIDFTIHTMEDGTQVSTLERVCKDVQAPAMTKPTEEQFFQDDTHSKPDIAFLKQHFYREGRLTEEQALWILRKGTEILQNEPNLLEMDAPITVCGDVHGQYYDLMKLFEVGGDPAETRYLFLGDYVDRGYFSIECVLYLWSLKIHYPNTLWLLRGNHECRHLTDYFTFKLECKHKYSEAVYDACMESFCSLPLAAVMNKQFLCIHGGLSPELHTLDDLRNIDRFREPPTQGLMCDILWADPLEDFGQEKTTDFFLHNHVRGCSYFFSYHAACAFLEKNNLLSIIRAHEAQDAGYRMYRKTRTTGFPSVMTIFSAPNYLDVYNNKAAVLKYENNVMNIRQFNCTPHPYWLPNFMDVFTWSLPFVGEKITDMLIAILSTCSEEELKEETPSSTSPHSPTTSQVGDDPNSIEFKRRAIKNKILAIGRMSRVFQVLREESEKVTELKTVSGGRLPAGTLMLGAEGIKNAISSFEDARKVDLQNERLPPSHEEVVKHQEEERATALQKAAQEADNDKKLHQLSRRLSTDRKNRST, from the exons ATGGAGCAGGACAGTAAGCCTCTCCAGGCCGACGTGCGTCGCAACCAGCAAGTCGACAATGCCATTCGCGCCATTCGAGAGAAGAAGCCCGTCCCCGAGATTGACTTCACCATCCACACCATGGAAGATGGCACGCAAGTGAGCACGTTGGAGAGAGTGTGCAAAG aTGTTCAAGCGCCCGCCATGACCAAGCCTACCGAAGAACAGTTTTTCCAAGACGACACTCACTCCAAACCCGACATCGCCTTTCTCAAGCAGCACTTCTACCGCGAGGGTCGTCTGACCGAGGAACAAGCACTCTGGATTCTTCGCAAGGGCACCGAAATCTTGCAGAACGAGCCCAACCTCCTCGAGATGGACGCCCCTATCACCGTCTGTGGCGATGTTCACGGCCAGTACTACGATTTGATGAAGCTATTCGAAGTCGGTGGCGACCCAGCCGAGACCCGCTACCTGTTCCTGGGCGATTACGTTGACCGAGGATACTTCAGTATCGAATGCGTTCTGTATCTATGGTCGCTGAAGATTCACTACCCTAATACTCTATGGTTGCTGCGAGGAAACCACGAGTGCCGCCACTTGACCGACTACTTCACTTTCAAGCTCGAATGCAAGCACAAGTACTCGGAGGCTGTCTACGATGCCTGCATGGAGTCTTTCTGcagcttgccattggcagctGTGATGAACAAACAGTTTTTGTGTATCCATGGTGGCCTCAGCCCCGAATTGCATACACTTGACGACTTGAGAAAT ATTGACCGGTTCCGAGAGCCTCCCACACAAGGTCTCATGTGCGATATTCTCTGGGCAGACCCCCTGGAAGACTTTGGCCAGGAAAAGACGACCGACTTCTTCTTGCACAACCACGTGCGCGGCTGCTCATACTTCTTTTCATACCACGCCGCTTGCGCATTCCTCGAGAAAAACAACCTCCTATCCATTATCCGGGCACACGAGGCTCAAGATGCTGGGTACCGCATGTATCGAAAGACGCGTACTACCGGTTTCCCCAGCGTCATGACCATCTTCTCTGCTCCCAACTATCTTGACGTGTATAACAACAAGGCCGCGGTGCTCAAATACGAAAATAACGTCATGAACATCCGGCAGTTCAACTGCACGCCTCACCCATACTGGTTGCCCAACTTTATGGACGTCTTCACGTGGTCTCTGCCATTCGTAGGTGAGAAGATTACGGATATGTTGATTGCCATTCTCAGCACCTGCTCTGAAgaggagctcaaggaggaGACGCCATCTTCGACCAGCCCACACTCGCCAACGACTTCCCAAGTAGGCGATGACCCCAATTCGATCGAGTTTAAGCGGAGAGCGATCAAGAACAAGATTCTGGCTATTGGTCGCATGTCACGCGTCTTCCAGGTGCTTCGAGAGGAGTCCGAGAAGGTTACCGAGCTCAAGACTGTCTCCGGAGGCAGGCTGCCCGCAGGCACGCTCATGCTTGGCGCTGAAGGTATTAAGAATGCGATAAGCTCGTTTGAGGATGCGCGAAAGGTTGATTTGCAAAATGAACGCCTGCCTCCCAGCCACGAAGAGGTCGTGAAGCaccaggaggaggagcgggcTACTGCTCTGCAAAAGGCGGCCCAGGAGGCTGATAATGATAAGAAGCTGCACCAGCTTTCTCGGAGACTTAGCAC TGACCGTAAGAACCGATCAACATAG
- the lxr3 gene encoding L-xylulose reductase, which yields MVTDMKNGAFEHDNMDIPKGDRVLPMFSLKDRTAIVSGAGAGIGLGVAQAFAEAGANVAIWYNSNKQAVTEAENIQKMYSVKCKAYQVNVISADAVDKAIGEIIREFNGRLDIFVANSGIAWEDGPFLDGHVETAKKVMAVNVDGVMWCAKSAGIHFRRQKKEGKTIDGKPLENYICGSFIATASMSGKIVNVPKLQAVYNGSKAAVIHFCKSLAVEWTGFARVNTVSPGYIKTEVSSFAEAETEEQRKNKIPMGREGQVSELKGSYLYLASDAASYITGLDMIVDGGYSLL from the exons ATGGTCACGGATATGAAGAACGGTGCGTTCGAGCACGACAACATGGACATCCCCAAGGGAGACCGTGTCCTGCCCATGTTTTCACTCAAGGACCGGACAGCAATTGTGTCTGGTGCGGGAGCAGGCATCGGCCTTGGAGTGGCTCAGGCATTTGCTGAGGCCGGTGCCAACGTGGCCATCTGGtacaacagcaacaagcaGGCCGTCACAGAAGCAGAGAATATCCAAAAGATGTACAGCGTCAAGT GTAAAGCGTACCAAGTAAACGTCATttccgccgacgccgtcgacaaggccATTGGTGAAATCATCCGCGAATTCAATGGCCGCCTCGACATATTCGTGGCCAACTCGGGCATCGCCTGGGAAGACGGGCCATTCCTCGACGGACACGTTGAAACCGCCAAAAAGGTCATGGCCGTCAACGTCGACGGAGTCATGTGGTGCGCCAAGAGCGCGGGCATTCACTTCCGACGACAGAAGAAGGAGGGCAAGACGATTGACGGCAAGCCCCTGGAGAACTATATCTGCGGTAGCTTCATagcgacggcgtcgatgagcGGAAAGATCGTGAATGTGCCAAAGCTGCAGGCTGTGTATAACGGGTCCAAGGCTGCCGTCATTCACTTCTGCAAGAGTCTTGCGGTGGAGTGGACAGGGTTTGCGCGTGTCAATACCGTTTCGCCGGGATATATTAAAACAGAGGTTTCGAGCTTCGCCGAAGCCGAGACGGAGGAGCAGCGGAAGAATAAGATTCCCATGGG ACGCGAGGGGCAAGTAAGCGAGCTCAAGGGTTCGTATTTGTATCTTGCCAGTGATGCGGCGTCTTATATCACCGGTTTGGATATGATTGTGGATGGGGGATACTCCCTGCTGTAG
- the cbs-1 gene encoding Trimethyllysine dioxygenase, which yields MALPSGPTIRALRLFGSRGPRTTRRAPRVQHDFRSYATTLESNSKGLVLKVSEGGKSSPKRLSQLWLRDNCRCVKCVNQDTMQRSFNTFQISDKIAAKSIHQNQDGVEITWSDSHQSSYSWAWLRSAVYGVENKKLKNLGDQTLWSASIASNPPEVSFDSVMAKGDVSGMADLTEKIRGYGICFVTNTPKTPEATNELLEAIGPIRNTHYGGFYDFVPDLAKADTAYTNLALAAHTDTTYFTEPAGLQAFHMLSHTPPPNKANDDSSLGGQSLLVDGFYAAYRLKKEYPEAYETLREVRLPWHASGNDGVAIAPDRAYPVIEASPYKFHRVRWNNDDRGVVPLNVNVDKWYSAARRWDSILRRKQNEYWFQLEPGRVLIFDNWRVLHGRSAFEGLRRICGGYINRDDFISRWKTSNFPRSEVIAANMQLK from the exons ATGGCTCTCCCATCTGGTCCTACCATAAGAGCCTTGAG GCTTTTTGGAAGCCGAGGCCCGAGAACGACGAGACGAGCTCCGCGCGTACAACATGATTTCCGCAGTTACGCCACGACCTTGGAATCGAACAGCAAGGGCTTGGTTCTGAAAGTTAGCGAGGGTGGAAAATCGAGCCCAAAGCGATT GTCCCAACTTTGGCTCCG CGACAACTGTCGTTGTGTAAAATGTGTTAATCAAGACACTATGCAGAGAAGTTTCAACACGTTCCAA ATATCAGACAAAATTGCCGCCAAATCCATTCATCAAAACCAAGATGGAGTTGAAATTACAT GGTCCGACTCTCACCAAAGTAGCTACTCGTGGGCGTGGTTGCGGTCCGCAGTTTACGGCGTCGAAAACAAAAAGTTGAAAAATTTAGG TGACCAGACACTCTGGAGCGCTTCCATAGCATCCAACCCCCCAGAAGTGTCATTTGACAGTGTCATGGCAAAGGGCGACGTATCTGGGATGGCGGATTTAACTGAAAAGATT CGTGGCTATGGTATATGTTTTGTCACCAACACACCCAAGACACCCGAGGCTACGAATGAACTTCTAGAGGCCATTGGTCCCATTCGCAACACTCACTACGGAGGCTTCTACGACTTCGTCCCGGatttggccaaggctgatACGGCTTACACCAACTTGGCTCTTGCTGCGCATACTGACACGACGTACTTTACTGAACCGGCTGGCCTACAAGCTTTCCACATGCTGTCCCACACACCGCCGCCCAATAAGGCAAATGACGACAGCAGCCTAGGTGGACAATCTCTTCTTGTGGACGGATTTTATGCTGCCTATAGGCTGAAGAAAGAATACCCCGAGGCATATGAGACCCTCCGAGAGGTCAGACTCCCCTGGCATGCGAGCGGAAACGATGGTGTAGCCATTGCCCCCGACAGAGCTTATCCTGTGATTGAAGCGTCACCGTATAAGTTCCACCGAGTGCGCTGGAACAATGACGACAGAGGAGTCGTTCCATTGAATGTGAATGTGGACAAGTGGTACAGTGCAGCTCGGAGATGGGACAGCATTCTGAGGCGAAAACAGAACGAATACTGGTTCCAGCTCGAACCGGGCCGAGTTCTCA TCTTTGATAACTGGCGGGTTCTCCACGGCCGAAGCGCTTTCGAGGGACTGCGCCGTATATGTGGCGGGTATA TCAACCGCGACGACTTTATCTCTAGGTGGAAAACCTCCAACTTCCCCAGAAGTGAAGTCATTGCGGCAAATATGCAGCTGAAATAG
- the UBP1_0 gene encoding Ubiquitin carboxyl-terminal hydrolase 1 encodes MVGFRQLLTPTSSSMNSRQPHFNKFYDDRVGAHRHVQSPERILDRFNEPTIIITAVVLFVACVAKAYNLELSLDAIFYTATTYLWDFVVFIVPTPFIVVLDNWLSPSSMSESPPSTHAAKSKAMRRLMGLDRSGGMMESVFQARSRALSVTGCVLGLKLDPERPAGLGNRDNSCYQNSILQGLASLPSFPEYLSTCVRAIDTYRPTNDVAHTLRSLIADLNDTSNNGRTIWTPSLLKSMSTWTQQDAQEYFSKVLDDIDKSVARAVKSMRRYSGLEADCNKDDSSTSEHSDDSGYQSLASSSDSAAKKSLRNPLEGLLAQRVACVQCGYSEGLSMIPFNCLTLSLGLDKNQHDLYERLDSYSKVEAIEGVECPKCTLLKAQRLLGKLIEKLKENGSSSEQMEEPLRRLEAVELALEEDDFDDKTVSEKCKISAQGKVNTTKTKQIVIARPPKSLAIHVNRSVFDPRTFDMIKNSAPVSFPLTLDLGPWCLGSAEDVEEKLASHSESSEEQWLLDPKSSMIAGDLSPSRLTGPIYELRAAVTHYGRHENGHYICYRKYPDSEVSSDKDSSSADVDDTIDRDTTVGDADQKKGLTPPHRQNSGWWRLSDHNVSKVDEDVIMSLSPGVFMLFYECVDPSMILQNETDNMEDAQEVSTPNSESLKTANRADAENREGISEAQVLPVDERETSEMPSMPSPASDTSTSETVNTTTDTMDAPTVIESATSSVSRWTHDEDDAYRKNRVEE; translated from the coding sequence ATGGTCGGATTCCGACAGCTCTTGACACCAACTTCTAGCAGCATGAATTCACGGCAGCCTCATTTCAACAAATTTTATGACGATCGGGTGGGGGCTCATCGCCACGTTCAGTCTCCTGAGCGCATCTTGGATCGCTTCAACGAACCAACCATTATTATAACTGCGGTCGTGCTCTTCGTCGCATGCGTGGCCAAGGCCTACAATCTAGAGCTGTCTCTAGACGCCATATTTTACACTGCAACAACGTATTTGTGGGACTTTGTCGTTTTCATTGTACCAACTCCATTCATCGTTGTTCTCGACAACTGGCTGAGCCCGAGCTCAATGTCAGAATCGCCGCCAAGTACACATGCCGCCAAAAGCAAGGCCATGAGGAGGCTCATGGGTCTGGATCGCTCAGGCGGCATGATGGAATCAGTCTTTCAAGCTAGAAGCAGGGCCTTGTCTGTCACAGGTTGTGTTCTGGGCTTGAAGTTGGATCCCGAGCGGCCGGCTGGTTTGGGTAACCGCGATAATTCTTGTTATCAAAACAGCATCCTGCAGGGGCTCGCGTCGCTTCCCTCGTTCCCCGAGTATCTGTCAACATGTGTACGAGCTATTGACACGTATCGACCAACCAACGACGTAGCCCATACGCTGCGGTCCCTTATTGCCGATTTAAACGACACATCAAACAATGGAAGAACGATATGGACTCCTAGTTTACTCAAATCTATGAGTACCTGGACCCAACAAGATGCTCAGGAATACTTTTCAAAAGTCCTCGATGATATTGACAAAAGCGTGGCCAGAGCCGTCAAATCCATGCGCCGATATTCAGGCCTAGAAGCAGACTGCAACAAGGACGACTCTTCCACAAGCGAGCACAGTGATGACAGCGGATACCAAAGCCTTGCTTCGAGTTCGGATTCGGCGGCAAAGAAGTCGTTGCGAAATCCACTAGAAGGACTATTAGCACAGCGTGTGGCCTGCGTCCAATGCGGTTATTCCGAGGGCTTGTCCATGATTCCATTTAACTGCCTGACCCTCAGCCTGGGCCTGGATAAAAATCAACATGATCTCTATGAGAGACTGGATTCATATAGCAAAGTCGAGGCAATTGAGGGAGTCGAATGTCCCAAGTGTACCCTGCTTAAGGCCCAGAGGCTGCTTGGTAAACTGATTGAGAAGCTGAAGGAAAATGGTTCCAGTTCGGAGCAAATGGAGGAGCCTCTTCGCAGGCTCGAGGCAGTTGAGCTAGCTCTTGAGGAAGATGATTTCGACGATAAGACGGTTTCCGAAAAGTGCAAGATTTCGGCCCAAGGAAAAGTCAACacgaccaagacgaagcaAATAGTGATTGCGCGTCCGCCAAAAAGCCTGGCGATTCATGTCAACCGATCCGTGTTTGATCCACGAACGTTTGACATGATCAAAAACTCAGCACCCGTCTCCTTTCCCCTGACCCTGGATTTAGGACCGTGGTGCTTGGGTAGTGCAGAAGATGTCGAGGAAAAGCTAGCCAGCCATAGCGAATCCAGCGAGGAACAGTGGCTGTTGGACCCCAAATCATCCATGATCGCCGGAGATTTGAGCCCGTCCAGGTTGACCGGACCTATATACGAATTGCGAGCTGCGGTGACGCATTACGGACGTCATGAGAACGGCCACTACATATGTTATAGAAAGTACCCTGATTCGGAGGTCTCCTCAGACAAAGACTCGTCCTCCGCCGATGTCGACGACACTATTGATCGGGATACAAcagttggcgatgctgatCAAAAGAAGGGCTTGACACCACCTCATCGACAAAATTCGGGCTGGTGGCGGCTGAGCGATCATAATGTGAGCAAAGTCGACGAAGACGTCATCATGTCCCTGTCGCCGGGTGTCTTTATGTTATTTTACGAATGCGTGGATCCCAGTATGATTCTGCAAAACGAAACGGACAATATGGAAGACGCTCAGGAGGTCTCAACACCAAACTCGGAGTCTCTCAAGACGGCAAATAGAGCTGATGCTGAGAATCGTGAAGGTATCAGCGAAGCGCAAGTCCTGCCTGTTGACGAGAGAGAAACTTCAGAGATGCCCTCTATGCCGAGCCCAGCAAGCGACACATCGACGTCGGAGACTGTCAACACCACGACGGACACGATGGATGCGCCAACGGTGATTGAGTCTGCAACATCAAGTGTGTCTAGATGGACGcatgacgaagatgatgcTTACAGGAAGAACAGGGTCGAGGAATGA